A part of Xenopus tropicalis strain Nigerian chromosome 4, UCB_Xtro_10.0, whole genome shotgun sequence genomic DNA contains:
- the marveld3 gene encoding MARVEL domain-containing protein 3 isoform X3 gives MGDSATDRENRAPRKHRHHQENDLSSERNIHKPHNKHMQENDQYSKQYHNERTPSRNKQERSRNSYPERDQMCEEKKSQTWSEQREKYYREKEASRNQQERSQGRYDDKDGYYKERGQDRSQKDMSQKQYLEKENYHKETEKGRRNTEKSQNDYHERDEYRENYSYNKDRHQYPMDSKEQERYYADQRTFSVHGSNMEYVEEHETDGGILDCHKCRYLCTSRGILHILEVILNVLVLIFVVSSYFVLSGFSAGMSSGGFGGGYYPFEGQELQEVRQLDQQFTVMRAPLLYGGLTVSVLVGALTMGILAAGSKHLLSLSSLYLLMEVLFCTLASLGYGTALGVFLHFALQINSTDVCKRRERLYARNGLTWMNCDLAGTDGGAAAFAIILVILYAVSVVLAGRAYRQRKLLQRQRPFFPPAAEITF, from the exons ATGGGAGATTCTGCTACAGACAGGGAGAATCGGGCACCTAGAAAACATAGACATCACCAGGAAAATGATCTAAGCAGTGAACGCAATATTCATAAACCTCATAATAAACATATGCAGGAGAATGATCAATATTCAAAGCAATATCACAATGAAAGGACTCCATCTAGAAACAAACAGGAGAGAAGTAGAAACAGTTATCCCGAGAGAGACCAGATGTgcgaagaaaaaaaaagtcaaaccTGGTCTGAGCAGAGAGAaaaatactacagagaaaaggaagcAAGCAGAAACCAACAAGAGAGAAGCCAGGGACGGTATGATGACAAAGATGGGTATTATAAAGAAAGAGGACAAGATAGGAGCCAAAAGGATATGAGCCAAAAACAATACTTGGAAAAAGAGAATTAccataaagaaacagaaaaagggAGGAGGAATACAGAAAAAAGTCAAAATGACTACCACGAAAGAGATGAATATCGTGAAAATTATTCATACAACAAAGATCGTCACCAGTATCCAATGGATAGCAAAGAACAGGAGCGATATTATGCTGATCAAAG AACCTTCTCTGTGCATGGCTCTAATATGGAATATGTTGAAGAGCATGAGACAGATGGTGGAATCTTGGATTGCCATAAATGCAGATACCTTTGCACTAGTCGTG GTATACTGCACATCTTGGAGGTGATCCTCAACGTGCTGGTTCTCATTTTTGTAGTATCCTCCTATTTCGTTCTTTCAGGATTCAGTGCTGGAATGTCGAGTGGTGGTTTTGGAGGGGGATATTACCCTTTTGAGGGGCAGGAGCTGCAGGAGGTGCGTCAGCTAGACCAGCAGTTTACAGTAATGCGGGCCCCTCTGCTTTATGGGGGTTTAACTGTATCGGTGTTGGTGGGGGCCCTGACCATGGGAATTTTGGCTGCCGGATCCAAACACCTGTTGAGTCTGTCTTCATTATATTTGCTGATGGAAGTTTTGTTTTGCACGTTAGCATCCTTAGGCTATGGAACAGCACTAGgggtgtttttgcactttgccctacAAATAAACTCCACAGATGTCTGTAAGAGACGGGAAAGGTTATACGCCAGGAACGGCCTAACCTGGATGAACTGTGACCTAGCAGGAACAGATGGAGGAGCTGCTGCCTTTGCTATTATTTTGGtcatattatatgcagtaagtGTAGTACTAGCTGGCCGTGCTTATAGGCAAAGAAAATTGCTGCAGAGACAGCGTCCATTCTTTCCACCAGCTGCAGAAATTACATTTTAG
- the marveld3 gene encoding MARVEL domain-containing protein 3 isoform X1: MARSCVSVRRRRAFRCVYGIKRARSGLTMGDSATDRENRAPRKHRHHQENDLSSERNIHKPHNKHMQENDQYSKQYHNERTPSRNKQERSRNSYPERDQMCEEKKSQTWSEQREKYYREKEASRNQQERSQGRYDDKDGYYKERGQDRSQKDMSQKQYLEKENYHKETEKGRRNTEKSQNDYHERDEYRENYSYNKDRHQYPMDSKEQERYYADQRTFSVHGSNMEYVEEHETDGGILDCHKCRYLCTSRGILHILEVILNVLVLIFVVSSYFVLSGFSAGMSSGGFGGGYYPFEGQELQEVRQLDQQFTVMRAPLLYGGLTVSVLVGALTMGILAAGSKHLLSLSSLYLLMEVLFCTLASLGYGTALGVFLHFALQINSTDVCKRRERLYARNGLTWMNCDLAGTDGGAAAFAIILVILYAVSVVLAGRAYRQRKLLQRQRPFFPPAAEITF, translated from the exons ATGGCGCGTTCATGCGTTTCCGTACGCCGGCGGCGCGCATTCAGGTGTGTTTATGGCATCAAACGCGCGCGTTCAG gtCTCACAATGGGAGATTCTGCTACAGACAGGGAGAATCGGGCACCTAGAAAACATAGACATCACCAGGAAAATGATCTAAGCAGTGAACGCAATATTCATAAACCTCATAATAAACATATGCAGGAGAATGATCAATATTCAAAGCAATATCACAATGAAAGGACTCCATCTAGAAACAAACAGGAGAGAAGTAGAAACAGTTATCCCGAGAGAGACCAGATGTgcgaagaaaaaaaaagtcaaaccTGGTCTGAGCAGAGAGAaaaatactacagagaaaaggaagcAAGCAGAAACCAACAAGAGAGAAGCCAGGGACGGTATGATGACAAAGATGGGTATTATAAAGAAAGAGGACAAGATAGGAGCCAAAAGGATATGAGCCAAAAACAATACTTGGAAAAAGAGAATTAccataaagaaacagaaaaagggAGGAGGAATACAGAAAAAAGTCAAAATGACTACCACGAAAGAGATGAATATCGTGAAAATTATTCATACAACAAAGATCGTCACCAGTATCCAATGGATAGCAAAGAACAGGAGCGATATTATGCTGATCAAAG AACCTTCTCTGTGCATGGCTCTAATATGGAATATGTTGAAGAGCATGAGACAGATGGTGGAATCTTGGATTGCCATAAATGCAGATACCTTTGCACTAGTCGTG GTATACTGCACATCTTGGAGGTGATCCTCAACGTGCTGGTTCTCATTTTTGTAGTATCCTCCTATTTCGTTCTTTCAGGATTCAGTGCTGGAATGTCGAGTGGTGGTTTTGGAGGGGGATATTACCCTTTTGAGGGGCAGGAGCTGCAGGAGGTGCGTCAGCTAGACCAGCAGTTTACAGTAATGCGGGCCCCTCTGCTTTATGGGGGTTTAACTGTATCGGTGTTGGTGGGGGCCCTGACCATGGGAATTTTGGCTGCCGGATCCAAACACCTGTTGAGTCTGTCTTCATTATATTTGCTGATGGAAGTTTTGTTTTGCACGTTAGCATCCTTAGGCTATGGAACAGCACTAGgggtgtttttgcactttgccctacAAATAAACTCCACAGATGTCTGTAAGAGACGGGAAAGGTTATACGCCAGGAACGGCCTAACCTGGATGAACTGTGACCTAGCAGGAACAGATGGAGGAGCTGCTGCCTTTGCTATTATTTTGGtcatattatatgcagtaagtGTAGTACTAGCTGGCCGTGCTTATAGGCAAAGAAAATTGCTGCAGAGACAGCGTCCATTCTTTCCACCAGCTGCAGAAATTACATTTTAG
- the marveld3 gene encoding MARVEL domain-containing protein 3 isoform X2, protein MARSCVSVRRRRAFRCVYGIKRARSGLTMGDSATDRENRAPRKHRHHQENDLSSERNIHKPHNKHMQENDQYSKQYHNERTPSRNKQERSRNSYPERDQMCEEKKSQTWSEQREKYYREKEASRNQQERSQGRYDDKDGYYKERGQDRSQKDMSQKQYLEKENYHKETEKGRRNTEKSQNDYHERDEYRENYSYNKDRHQYPMDSKEQERYYADQRTFSVHGSNMEYVEEHETDGGILDCHKCRYLCTSRALCQLLEVLFNMLILICCSVSYNSTGGYTGITDLGGIYYYAYGGAYSGFSGADGQKAQQLDVQFYQLKLPTVRASMGFGGALMAFCCLLVLLGVLRVPWHFPIVLLVECVLDILIAVGYLPALYFYFKYLQDAYNSQVCKDRESLYSSKGYQGFTCSLHAADIAAVLFACMAVIAFFLSAALAIKGYRRVRQLKKKPNNYV, encoded by the exons ATGGCGCGTTCATGCGTTTCCGTACGCCGGCGGCGCGCATTCAGGTGTGTTTATGGCATCAAACGCGCGCGTTCAG gtCTCACAATGGGAGATTCTGCTACAGACAGGGAGAATCGGGCACCTAGAAAACATAGACATCACCAGGAAAATGATCTAAGCAGTGAACGCAATATTCATAAACCTCATAATAAACATATGCAGGAGAATGATCAATATTCAAAGCAATATCACAATGAAAGGACTCCATCTAGAAACAAACAGGAGAGAAGTAGAAACAGTTATCCCGAGAGAGACCAGATGTgcgaagaaaaaaaaagtcaaaccTGGTCTGAGCAGAGAGAaaaatactacagagaaaaggaagcAAGCAGAAACCAACAAGAGAGAAGCCAGGGACGGTATGATGACAAAGATGGGTATTATAAAGAAAGAGGACAAGATAGGAGCCAAAAGGATATGAGCCAAAAACAATACTTGGAAAAAGAGAATTAccataaagaaacagaaaaagggAGGAGGAATACAGAAAAAAGTCAAAATGACTACCACGAAAGAGATGAATATCGTGAAAATTATTCATACAACAAAGATCGTCACCAGTATCCAATGGATAGCAAAGAACAGGAGCGATATTATGCTGATCAAAG AACCTTCTCTGTGCATGGCTCTAATATGGAATATGTTGAAGAGCATGAGACAGATGGTGGAATCTTGGATTGCCATAAATGCAGATACCTTTGCACTAGTCGTG CCTTATGCCAGCTATTAGAAGTTTTGTTCAACATGCTGATCCTGATCTGCTGCTCCGTGTCTTACAACTCCACAGGTGGCTACACCGGGATTACTGATCTGGGAGGAATTTACTACTATGCCTATGGTGGGGCTTATAGTGGATTTAGTGGTGCAGATGGACAGAAAGCCCAGCAACTGGATGTCCAGTTCTACCAATTAAAGCTCCCAACAGTTAGAGCATCCATGGGATTTGGTGGGGCTTTAATGGCTTTCTGTTGCCTTTTAGTTCTTCTTGGAGTACTCCGTGTTCCATGGCACTTTCCAATCGTGCTGTTGGTAGAATGTGTGCTAGATATTCTAATTGCTGTGGGTTACTTACCAGCTTTGTATTTCTACTTCAAATATCTCCAAGATGCATATAACTCCCAGGTGTGCAAAGACAGGGAAAGTTTGTACAGCAGCAAAGGTTACCAAGGCTTCACTTGTTCTCTGCATGCTGCAGACATTGCAGCTGTACTCTTTGCTTGCATGGCAGTCATAGCTTTCTTCCTGAGTGCTGCTTTGGCCATCAAGGGCTATAGGAGAGTCCGCCAGTTAAAAAAGAAACCCAACAACTATGTTTGA
- the marveld3 gene encoding MARVEL domain-containing protein 3, translating into MGDSATDRENRAPRKHRHHQENDLSSERNIHKPHNKHMQENDQYSKQYHNERTPSRNKQERSRNSYPERDQMCEEKKSQTWSEQREKYYREKEASRNQQERSQGRYDDKDGYYKERGQDRSQKDMSQKQYLEKENYHKETEKGRRNTEKSQNDYHERDEYRENYSYNKDRHQYPMDSKEQERYYADQRTFSVHGSNMEYVEEHETDGGILDCHKCRYLCTSRALCQLLEVLFNMLILICCSVSYNSTGGYTGITDLGGIYYYAYGGAYSGFSGADGQKAQQLDVQFYQLKLPTVRASMGFGGALMAFCCLLVLLGVLRVPWHFPIVLLVECVLDILIAVGYLPALYFYFKYLQDAYNSQVCKDRESLYSSKGYQGFTCSLHAADIAAVLFACMAVIAFFLSAALAIKGYRRVRQLKKKPNNYV; encoded by the exons ATGGGAGATTCTGCTACAGACAGGGAGAATCGGGCACCTAGAAAACATAGACATCACCAGGAAAATGATCTAAGCAGTGAACGCAATATTCATAAACCTCATAATAAACATATGCAGGAGAATGATCAATATTCAAAGCAATATCACAATGAAAGGACTCCATCTAGAAACAAACAGGAGAGAAGTAGAAACAGTTATCCCGAGAGAGACCAGATGTgcgaagaaaaaaaaagtcaaaccTGGTCTGAGCAGAGAGAaaaatactacagagaaaaggaagcAAGCAGAAACCAACAAGAGAGAAGCCAGGGACGGTATGATGACAAAGATGGGTATTATAAAGAAAGAGGACAAGATAGGAGCCAAAAGGATATGAGCCAAAAACAATACTTGGAAAAAGAGAATTAccataaagaaacagaaaaagggAGGAGGAATACAGAAAAAAGTCAAAATGACTACCACGAAAGAGATGAATATCGTGAAAATTATTCATACAACAAAGATCGTCACCAGTATCCAATGGATAGCAAAGAACAGGAGCGATATTATGCTGATCAAAG AACCTTCTCTGTGCATGGCTCTAATATGGAATATGTTGAAGAGCATGAGACAGATGGTGGAATCTTGGATTGCCATAAATGCAGATACCTTTGCACTAGTCGTG CCTTATGCCAGCTATTAGAAGTTTTGTTCAACATGCTGATCCTGATCTGCTGCTCCGTGTCTTACAACTCCACAGGTGGCTACACCGGGATTACTGATCTGGGAGGAATTTACTACTATGCCTATGGTGGGGCTTATAGTGGATTTAGTGGTGCAGATGGACAGAAAGCCCAGCAACTGGATGTCCAGTTCTACCAATTAAAGCTCCCAACAGTTAGAGCATCCATGGGATTTGGTGGGGCTTTAATGGCTTTCTGTTGCCTTTTAGTTCTTCTTGGAGTACTCCGTGTTCCATGGCACTTTCCAATCGTGCTGTTGGTAGAATGTGTGCTAGATATTCTAATTGCTGTGGGTTACTTACCAGCTTTGTATTTCTACTTCAAATATCTCCAAGATGCATATAACTCCCAGGTGTGCAAAGACAGGGAAAGTTTGTACAGCAGCAAAGGTTACCAAGGCTTCACTTGTTCTCTGCATGCTGCAGACATTGCAGCTGTACTCTTTGCTTGCATGGCAGTCATAGCTTTCTTCCTGAGTGCTGCTTTGGCCATCAAGGGCTATAGGAGAGTCCGCCAGTTAAAAAAGAAACCCAACAACTATGTTTGA